In Lachnospiraceae bacterium, the DNA window TTATGATGTAATGAATCGTATGATACTGGAAAGTGACTGTAATAAGGTGAAATTTAATGAAATGCGCCTGGCCGAAAAACAGATGGAGCGAATACCGGAAACAATAGGCAGCATTCCCTATATTATTATCATGGACAGAGGCTATCCTTCTACGCCAGCGTTTATACATATGATGGATAAGGATATTAAATTTATCGTACGTTTAAAAAGCAGTGATTACAAAAAAGAGCAAAACAGTTTAACAGAAAAGGATCAGCTAGTTAAAATAAAACTTGATAAGTCAAGAATCAGACATTACGAGGGAACGCCAGATGGAGAACGTATGAAAGAATTAGGTGAAATTTCATTGCGTATGGTAAAAATCCTATTAGAAAACGGAAGTTTAGAAGTTTTGGCTACAAATCTTTCACAAACTGAATTTCATACAGAAGAAATAAAAGAATTATATCATATGAGGTGGGGGATAGAGACTGCGTATGAAACGCTAAAGAGTCGGTTGCAATTAGAGAATTTTACAGGAACAAAACCTATTCTGTTATTACAAGATATATACAGCACTATATATCTGAGCAATTTAGTTGAAGATATCATATTAGATGCAGAGCGTGAACTGGATCAGAAAGAAGCGAACAGAAAACATAAAATGATGATCAATCAGACTGTTAGTATTGGAATCTTAAAAAATGATCTGATTTATATACTTCTTGAAACGGATGGTCAAAAGAAAAATATGTTATTTCAGCAAATATATGAAGATATCAGTAAAAATCTTGTTCCCATTCGTCCTGATCGGCATTATACCAGAACGAAAGGGCAATTAGCAGGAAAATATTCGAATACCCATAAAAGAGCGTACTGAGCTAAAAAATACGAATACAAAGAGAAGGGGATAAGTATGCCCATATACAAACAAAAAGCAGGAATCATAGTTTTATAAATGCTTACGATTTCTG includes these proteins:
- a CDS encoding IS4 family transposase, which produces MKHSQKRIFMDIEKMTSDEFKAFCRSGNKNYFTRIRKMPLQDLLFTMINRKGLTLALELRNYMKLAHPGVSISKPGYLKQRMKLNPDAFLELYKYHNRNFYADSTFSTYKDHLILAADGSDINIPTTAETLKLYGSASRKNAKPQAQIGLGCIYDVMNRMILESDCNKVKFNEMRLAEKQMERIPETIGSIPYIIIMDRGYPSTPAFIHMMDKDIKFIVRLKSSDYKKEQNSLTEKDQLVKIKLDKSRIRHYEGTPDGERMKELGEISLRMVKILLENGSLEVLATNLSQTEFHTEEIKELYHMRWGIETAYETLKSRLQLENFTGTKPILLLQDIYSTIYLSNLVEDIILDAERELDQKEANRKHKMMINQTVSIGILKNDLIYILLETDGQKKNMLFQQIYEDISKNLVPIRPDRHYTRTKGQLAGKYSNTHKRAY